One genomic window of Daphnia pulex isolate KAP4 chromosome 10, ASM2113471v1 includes the following:
- the LOC124205506 gene encoding uncharacterized protein LOC124205506: MTSESYAMMTVPYEWILENVGEEPMTIASKMISFRGEKVFRVGLKNHAVDPVLFFVVFDLNKIGMEVLDVTYGIQGDGTGPAKMKKMKNEEISDNDMYNLDLFKTVLDKKIVGNCTIAFRIVISGNYPDKYFYLLSDRLAKDQLWAALKNQQHLADVELIVKDKTFPAHKAILAARRAFAVEFENEFEKVLQPVKNVPHQIRIDGVDPSTVEKFLHFIYTGETMGTLADEKLQELTREYGRSDEDFTLAFMCHVALSETRATDLTKFMECLNDGVGVLSSSLIMPEKDTEISFERTPTFRCTMWFDRITYSDYHESNMGERKCIMEYQKEQLFFAYITAGHFGEHRITKAVIHVTCAKHKRFGLKIEDVYCSLQEPNQWYKMEPKKSENSELLQHFTVQFETLEFSYQRNFEIIFDIKTVCTIENYHYELMDENWCKDLWAAAINKKLTDVEIFVGTFKLMEAHRVILCARSPVLNSSLISNAEKSIVTFGVEFDKDVLHYFLKFLYTGRLKVCPKVMQMSQLAAMYEVETLKNICQLLSASPPDAEQVTNYLLEL, encoded by the exons ATGACGTCGGAATCGTACGCAATGATGACTGTGCCATACGAATGGATTCTGGAGAATGTCGGAGAAGAACCGATGACGATCGCgtcgaaaatgatttcgttTCGAGGCGAAAAAGTATTCCGTGTGGGTTTGAAGAATCACGCGGTAGatcccgttttgtttttcgtggtATTTGATCTCAACAAAATCGGAATGGAAGTATTAGACGTAACGTACGGAATACAAGGTGATGGTACTGGTCCAgcaaagatgaagaaaatgaagaacgaGGAAATCAGCGATAACGACATGTATAATCTAGACTTATTCAAAACTGTACTAGACAAGAAAATTGTTGGAAACTGCACGATTGCGTTTCGAATCGTCATTTCAGGAAATTATCccgataaatatttttatctacTGTCTGATCGTCTTGCCAAGGATCAATTATGGgctgctttaaaaaatcaacagcATCTGGCAGACGTTGAATTAATCGTGAAAGACAAGACATTTCCTGCACACAAAGCCATTCTTGCTGCCCGCCGAGCGTTTGCAGTCGAATTTGAGAATGAATTCGAGAAGGTCCTACAGCCGGTAAAAAACGTTCCTCATCAGATCCGGATCGATGGAGTGGATCCTTCAACTGTcgagaaatttcttcactTTATCTACACGGGCGAGACAATGGGAACATTGGCAGATGAAAAGTTGCAGGAATTAACTAGAGAGTACGGCCGTAGTGACGAAGACTTTACACTGGCTTTCATGTGTCATGTTGCTCTGAGTGAAACTAGAGCAACGGATTTGACGAAATTCATGGAATGTTTAAATGATGGAGTTGGAGtactttcttcttccctaATCAT GCCGGAAAAAGACACGGAAATATCTTTTGAACGGACGCCTACTTTTCGATGCACTATGTGGTTTGACAGGATAACGTATAGTGACTACCACGAATCCAATATGGGAGAACGAAAATGTATAATGGAGTATCAAAAGGAACAATTGTTTTTCGCTTACATCACTGCTGGGCATTTCGGTGAACACCGTATCACTAAAGCTGTCATTCATGTTACATGTGCCAAGCATAAAAGATTCGGCTTGAAAATTGAAGATGTTTATTGCAGCCTGCAGGAACCCAATCAATGGTACAAAATGGAACCgaagaaatcagaaaactCAGAATTACTCCAACACTTCACCGTCCAATTTGAAACATTGGAGTTTAGTTATCAAcgtaattttgaaattatcttCGACATCAAAACGGTCTGTACGATCGAAAATTATCATTACGAGTTGATGGACGAAAATTGGTGTAAGGATTTATGGGCTGCCGCGATAAACAAGAAGTTGACGgatgttgaaatatttgtcggaacttttaaattaatggAAGCCCACCGAGTTATTTTATGCGCCCGGAGCCCTGTCCTGAATTCTTCTCTGATCAGCAACGCAGAGAAATCAATCGTCACATTCGGGGTGGAATTCGACAAAGATGTTTTgcattactttttaaaattcctttaCACCGGTCGTTTAAAAGTGTGTCCCAAAGTTATGCAGATGAGTCAATTGGCCGCAATGTACGAAGTGGAGacgttgaaaaatatttgtcagCTACTCAGTGCCAGCCCACCGGATGCAGAACAAGTTACCAACTATCTCCTAGAGCTGTAA